A window of Perognathus longimembris pacificus isolate PPM17 chromosome 6, ASM2315922v1, whole genome shotgun sequence contains these coding sequences:
- the LOC125353471 gene encoding lipopolysaccharide-binding protein encodes MGASADALPPILLGLLLAVTPGTLSANPGLVARITSKGLEYAAKEGLLALQRDLHKITLPDFTGDFKIRHVGRGSYNFHRLAIHSCELPSSTLKPLPGQGLSLSISDSSIGVQGQWKVKKSFLKIQGSFDLHVRGLTISVDLLLGTDPSGRLTVTASHCSSHISDVDVDISGGLGWLLKLFHNQIESRFRKVLEDKVCEMVQKSVASDLQPYLQTLPVTAKIDSLAGIDYSLVGPPQATAQALDLMFKGEIFDLHNRSKVAAPVPVMSLPEDNQQMVYFAISGHVFNIASHVYQQAGYLSFFITDDMIPSDSTIRLTTKSFRTFAPRIGRLYPNMNLELQGTVIAAPLLNFSPGNLSLAPQMDIQAFVLLPSSVQEPVFRLAVATNISAMMTFNSNKVTGFLNPGKVQVELKESRVGMFNVELLEALLNYYLLNTLYPQVNDKLAKGFPLPLLHRIQLYDLILQIHKDFLFLGANVQYTRV; translated from the exons ATGGGGGCCTCCGCGGACGCCCTGCCacccattctgctggggctgctgCTGGCTGTCACCCCTGGGACTCTGAGTGCCAACCCCGGCCTGGTGGCCAGGATCACCAGCAAGGGTCTGGAGTATG CGGCCAAGGAGGGACTGCTGGCTCTGCAGAGAGACCTGCACAAGATCACCCTGCCGGACTTCACTGGAGACTTCAAAATCCGTCACGTGGGCCGAGGGAGCTACAACTTCCACAG ACTGGCGATCCACAGCTGTGAGCTGCCCAGCTCCACCCTGAAGCCCCTCCCCGGCCAGGGCCTGAGTCTCTCCATCTCCGATTCCTCCATCGGCGTCCAAGGCCAGTGGAAGGTGAAAAAATCTTTCCT GAAGATCCAGGGCTCCTTTGACCTTCACGTCCGGGGCCTTACCATCTCTGTcgaccttctcctgggcactGACCCCTCGGGGAGGCTCACGGTCACTGCCTCCCACTGCAGCAGCCACATCTCTGATGTTGACGTGGACATATCTGGAGGTCTCGG GTGGCTCCTGAAACTCTTCCACAACCAGATCGAGTCCAGGTTCCGAAAGGTGCTGGAAGACAAG GTTTGTGAAATGGTCCAGAAATCAGTGGCCTCGGACCTGCAGCCTTATCTCCAAACCCTGCCAG TCACTGCCAAGATTGACAGCCTGGCAGGCATCGACTACAGTCTCGTGGGGCCCCCTCAGGCCACGGCCCAGGCACTGGACTTGATGTTTAAG GGTGAAATCTTCGATCTCCACAATCGCTCCAAGGTGGCTGCTCCCGTTCCAGTCATGAGCCTTCCCGAGGATAACCAGCAAATGGTCTACTTTGCCATCTCTGGTCATGTCTTCAACATCGCCAGCCACGTTTATCAGCAGGCAGGGTACCTGAGCTTCTTCATTACAGATGACATG ATCCCGTCGGACTCGACCATCCGGCTGACCACCAAGTCCTTCCGAACTTTCGCCCCCCGG ATAGGGAGGTTGTACCCCAACATGAACTTGGAGCTCCAAGGGACGGTGATCGCTGCTCCACTCCTCAACTTCAGTCCTGGGAATTTGTCCTTGGCACCCCAGATGGACATCCAGGCCTTCGTGCTGCTGCCCAGCTCTGTCCAGGAGCCTGTGTTCCGACTTGCAGTG GCCACTAATATATCCGCCATGATGACCTTCAACAGCAACAAGGTCACAGGGTTCCTGAACCCAGGAAA GGTACAAGTAGAACTGAAAGAATCCAGAGTTGGAATGTTCAAT GTGGAGCTGTTAGAAGCGCTCCTCAACTACTACCTTCTCAACACCCTGTACCCTCAGGTCAACG ATAAGTTGGCCAAAGGCTTCCCCCTGCCTCTGCTACACCGTATCCAGCTCTACGACCTCATTCTCCAGATCCACAAG GACTTTCTGTTCTTGGGTGCCAATGTCCAATACACACGAGTTTGA